CTGAGGCCTGGCTCAAAACTAAAGATGTGCATGCTTTGCATTCAGGACCCCTTATTTGAGGATCTGAGACGtccagaatcttaaaaaaaacacctctcATAACAAAATCTTTATATTATGAAAGCATTTTTCCAACATGTCTTTAATGTTATTACTAATGTTATTACTTTATTTCCATTTTACTTTTATTGCATTGTTGGGATTGTCAGTGTGTCTGAAATGTCTTTTAACCAGGTAAAGCACTTTCTGTAACTTTATACAGCACTCAAGTTCTCATTCATTTCAGTCTCAAACCCTCAGGCTGGGTCCAACCTAGCAGCTCAAGGATCCTGCTCTATATCAAGTTCGCAACACATCGTATGGTTCTTTGAGCTACTTTTAGTTATTTGTCACTTTCATGTTGTCTCAATAACCAGTCAGGAGCATTTAACATACAAGTTTATTGAGCTTTACATTTAAAACCCATGCAATCACAATCCAAATTATGGCGTCACTTTAGTTTCGGATGACCCTCTGGCTCCTGTTGAAAGAGCGAGAGTTAAACAGAATGACAAAAGACAAATTAACCAAATTTCAGATAAGCAAGACACGTACCTCTTGAGGCATCGTTTAGAAAGCATGATGCGGTCGTTGAGACCTCGTTTAGAAAGTCGGACACTTTCTTTGAAAGATCGTTTAGAAAGCTGGATACTTTCTTTGAGACATCGTTTAGAATGCTGGATCCTTCCTTTGAGACATCGTTTGGAAAGCCGGATACATTGATGTACTGAGCAGAAGGCCGGAAAGCAGGTCGCATTGAAAGACATCTTCGGGTGCATCTGGTAGCAGACTCTGGTGTTTGAAGTATTGTAGCGGGCTTAATGGATCCTTTCTTTGAGACACCGTTTGGAAAGCCGGATACTTTGATGTACTGAGCAGAAGGCCAGAAAGCAGGTCGCATTGAAAGACATCTTCGGGTGCATCTGGTAGCGGACTCTGGTGTTTGAAGCACTGTAGTGGGCTTAATGGATACTTTCTCTAAGACATTGTTTGGAAAGCCAGATGCGTTCTTCGTGACATTGTTTGGAAAGCCAGATACGTTCCCTGGAAAGCCAGATACGTTCTTCGTGACATTGTTTGGAAAGCCAGATATGTTCCCTGGAAAGCCAGATATGTTCTTCGTGACATTGTTTGGAAAGCCAGATACGTTCCCTGGAAAGCCAGATACGTTCTTCGTGACATTGTTTGGAAAGCCAGATATGTTCCCTGGAAAGCCAGATATGTTCCCTGGAAAGCTAGATATGTTCTTCGTGACATTGTTTGGAAAGCCGGATACATTCTTCGTGACATTGTTTGGAAAGACAGATACATTCCCTGGAAAGCCAGATACGTTCCCTGGAAAGCCAGATATGTTCTTCGTGACATTGTTTGGAAAGCCGGATACATTCTTCGTGACATTGTTTGGAAAGACAGATACATTCCCTGGAAAGCCAGATACGTTCTTCGTGACATTGTTTGGAACGCTGGATACTTGGATATACTGAGCAGAAGGCCGGTAAGCAGGTTGAACTGAAACACCTCTTTGAGTGGACAATGGTGTTTGAAGCACTGTAGTGGGCTTAATGGTGGGACTCAGTAGACCTAGAGTATAGAGACCAAACAGATGTTGGCATCTGATATATTAAGGATGTGTTTTTTCAGTTCAACAGGTAAACCACCAACCTTGAGTGGAGTGTGCAGAATGCACAATACGACCGACACCAGCTGCGTCGGACTCAAACCTGTATACTGAGAGAAGTCCAGCCAGAGGATATGTACACTGCATTGTCACCCTGCAAGACAAGAGGGATTGGTTTGCATTTATAAGAAGCTGAGGGAATGTAATAGGCAAAATAGTTGGGTTTAAAATATACCTGTCAAAATCATTGCTGGAGTTAGCTGGAGCATGCAACTTCTTGCTGAAGAAAATCTCATTTTCATACGTCACATACTCTTTACCAAGCTGGAGAAACCAAGCATAACATTTGGGTGCTCATACTGCCAGATATGAAAAGTAATTTTGTGAATGAGTTCAACAGTTACATTGGTAAGCAGCCGCAGTACCTTTACTGTGGATCCACAGCTGTTGATTGGAAAAGAGAAGAGAGCCCTGGTGCTGTCCATCTCTTTGGGTCCACAGTTTTTGTCTACCAGGTTGGTTCTAGCAGGAACTCCTTCACTTGTGATGACCGAAGGCAAGTCAGCCACCACAGTTATCCTGCCATCAGCCGAACACACTGTAGAGAAATGCGTTTTAGCGTTTTATATGGAGATCCCACCTGCTCTTACAGTAAAATAAAGTCTTTACCAATGAGTTCAGTAGCAGAGAACTGACAAGTCTTGACAATTGAATTTTGGACCTCTAATGTTTCATGATCCCGCATGAGGAGCTCAAAAGTGCTGAAGAAGCCCTTCAACGTAATGtccttaaaacaaaaataaacatgcagCGTATTGACCGGTGTCCATGTATAAAATAACGTCGCATTAAAACACAAGTGTTGACGCTTCCAGTTAGAGTCATCTCACCTTGTACTTGTAGCCATGAGTGAAGAGCGGCACCTCGAGCAGCAGTCTCTGGCTATTGTTGCTCATGACGTAGCCGTGCTTAGTTGCCAGCTCTGATGTCAGCAGCTCTGAGCCGATACTGATCTCCCACAGGTAGTAAATAGGCTGGTGGTCCAGTTTAAAGCTGATGCCAGACTCAGAACAGACAGCATCAAAGGGTGGAGGAGCTGTTAATACAACACAATGGGTTACTCTGCTTCATACACAAGTAGGCTTGACCAGGTCTAAAAATAAGGCTAGCGACTTACAGGCATCAGTTAACGCCATCACTGATGCTAGTTGGTAAAAAGGCTCATTTTCAGGCAGAACGGTCAGTGTGTAGTTGATGTCCAGCCTGTGCTGCATCGTTGCATCTTTGATTAActaaaggaaacagaaaaaacatGTTGAGTCAAGCCAGATGAAGTTCCTATGTATAAACCAGCATGACATCTGAAGATCCAACCAGACAAATAATGCAAAAACCTTTTACCTGCTGCATGACAACAGGGTCCTCAAAAGGCACCTTCAGAGTGTAGCCATGAGTGTGGTTGGGAGAAACAACTTTTGTGATGTTGTGGCTGCTTGTATTTGTAAATGGAACTGTAAATTTCTGTCCATTCAAATGAACCGCAGCCAACTCGACGTCTTCAGGGACATCCCCGAGGTAGACCGTGAATGTGCGCTCCTCAGGAACTGTTCCTGAAATGAAAAGCCATTTAGATTACCGTTTCTTCAACTTGGCAAGCGCCTTGTTAGACTtactgttttcagtgaaaacagGGCGTGTCAGCAGGGGAGTGGCCAGTGTCCTGTGAATGCGAAGTCTGGTGTCAACATGATCCTCATCCATTGAGATTTGCTCCAAGTAGAGATGAAAGATGTAGAACTCATAGAGGTTCCCAGACACAATGCTCTGTGAAAGAGTACAATTTATCAGGAATTTAAATTTGCAACTAGATCAGAAAAACAATAAGCCTGATTTACATTTGAGTGCATCAAGTTGACTCAGACTAATTTGCaacttgcccccccccccccgacatcGGTGCCTCCTGACCTTCCTGTATCCTCCTTCAGCATTATAGGGGATGCTGATCTCGACTGTGGAGTTGTGCTGCTTCACAATGTAGCCTCTCTCTTCTGCAACTGGCTGCTCCACAAGTTCGCCATTGACTCCAATGTTGACCTGCATCCTTTGTAGACCAGACAACAGATGCAGCACATCAGGAGTCTCCCACATAATGTAGCCAATGTTGTCATATGATCCTTTATCTGTGGGATATTTCACCAGTATTAGTTTCATTTGCTGTACGTCAAGGGACAAAAAGAAAGCCACAGCATAAAAGATAATACTGACGCATGGAACAAGCAGCCACCAGGTCAACCATAATTAAAACCCAGCTATGTCTGGAGAATAGTGTTGCATGGACCACCTCTACTGGAACACCATTCACCTAGAGAGAGacactcaaaataaaaaacatgcttTGTACTAAATGCTTTACTGTACAAAACATAGCATTCTGGAATTTCAAAAACCATGGACTAGATACCCTAAACTCTGCATCAGTGGTTTACCTCAGTGCTGAATGAGTCAGGTTGTCCATACGGAGCACGAAATACAAGCCTTCCATCCGTCAAGTCAAATGCATATCCATGCTTCTTAGCCGTTTTAAGGCTAATGGGCATCAGCTCCTGCTGCACACTCTGAAACATCACCTGCCAATCTGAAGTGGCTGAGGCATAGGCCTGAATAAAGCACATTGTTAAACCGCCATTTAATTGTATATACTAATTTGATGCATGTTATCCAACTGCAGGTGACAAATTCCACACATTTCCCAGAAGACAATGTCAAACATACCGTTTTGAAAAGAGCATCCCAGTCATCCTCCTTTGTCCCAGTTGGACAGGCCACATCACTCCTCACAGACACCTACAGAGAAACCAGTGTtggtaaacatttgaaatgccacatattttacataagataCAACCAAGCTTACTTCCATGTAGTTGACCTCACAGGTAACCTCTCTGGGAGAccaggggagagagggagaacagGTCTTGTTCAAAGCATAGGTGACttcctttcctttgtgtgtCACAATCAGGTTGAAGTTGAATGTGAACACTTCATCCTCCTGAAATATCCAGTAAAATAAGATGTATGAAAACAGTGTCCCTGAAAAAAGGCCACACATATTGTTTGCATAAATAACCCAAAACGGTTTTGTACAGACCTTGTTGTCAGTGTGGCAGCTGAAGTAAGAGGCCCGGAGCTCCACATGTTCCAATGGAGGTAAAACACTGACACTGTAGCCACATTTTGCTGCATACTGCTCAGTGATGGGGTACACACCTGTCTCATCTGAAAGACAGTCACTAGTTTTGTCTGCTCAAACTTCAAAATATTTGGGTTTAATTGGTCAGATttactaaaagtaaaaacatgCCAGGTCAGTCCTAAGAAATAACTAAAGAAATAGGGTTGCAGAGCCGCTGTAGCTCAATAATGTGATCCCACATGGTTTCTGACCCCTAGTTTGTAATGAAGCTGTGCATGACTTACCAACAGCCTCAAAGGAAGGTTCATTCCCAGTGAAGAAGAGCTCAACGGCTATCATGAAGTAACGATCACGACACTCCATATGAAGACCTTCTGCATGAACAAATGGGTTCAAATCTAAATATACGTGCTAAGGACTAATGGGCATGTGTTTAAGCAGACGCTTTAATTCTTACCATTGGGAATATTATCACATTTTGCAGTTGTCCACACAGACAGGAGAAATGTCACACTGTTAAGACAAAATCGTGTATTCAAAATGCATATATAAATTGAAACCATAAGGTGCACTAACGGCAACCAACAGCTTGTAAATTGCTATGATCCCGCACCTTACCTAAGGCAAAACCCAAAAGCCATAGCCACTGATGTGTTGGCAGTGTCTAAAGctagcctagctgctagcaaACTACACCTGCTAACCAACACAAGCTAAAGTGAACCACTTGCTTGCTTGTGTATCCTGGCCAAATTGGCACTATGTGCTGCTGTCTGCTACACACCAGTTTTTATAAGTCAGTTTCTCTACCCATGAGGGGTAAAGGCAAATCTAACCTCATCAGCTGCAACTGATTGAAAGAAACCTTGATTGCTAATGAGCTACACATGTGGCTGTAACACCTGAGGGCCTCTGGTTGGTCGGTGAATAGCCTGACTTGTAAAAACTGGTGTGTAGCAGACAGCAGCACATAGTGCCAGCACCTTACCTTACAGTACCTTGCCTTACCACCTGGCGTCTATTGTGGCATTGTTTACAGATGCCTGTAAGTCCAATAAATTTATTGTCATTACTGCTTGTATTAGCAGTGAGCAGAGTAACTCATTGTGTTGTATTAACAGCTCCTCCAGCCTTTGATGCTGTCTGTTCTCAGTCTGGCATCAGCTTTAAACTGGACCACCATCCTATTTACTACCCGTGGGAGATCTGTATCGGCTCAGAGCTGCTGACATCAGAGCTGGCAACTAAGCACGGCTACGTCATGAGCAACAATAGCCAGAGACTGCTGCTCAAGTACACGTACAAGTACAAGGTGAGATGAGACTAACTGGAAGCATCGACTCTTGTGTTTAATGTGATATTTTAAACATGGACATCAGCAAATAAGCTGCATGTGTTTTTAGGACATTACATTGAAAGgcttaaaacaaaacattagaaGTCCAAAATTCAATTGTCAAGACTTGTCAGTTCTCTGCTACTGAACTCATTGGTaaggactttatttttttaaattatttttttactgtaaaagcAGGTGGGATTTCCGTATAGTTGCCGGAATTGCTAAAACACATCTCTCTACAGTGTGTTCGACTGATGTCAGGATACCTGTAGTGGCTGACTTGTCTCTGGCCATCACAAGTGAAGGAGTTCCTGCTAGAACCAACCTGGTAGACAAAAACTGTGGACCCAAAGAGATGGACAGCACCAGGGCTCTCTTCTCTTTCAACTCAACAGCTGTGGATCCACAGTCAAGGTACTGCTGCTACAATTTTTAACTTTCCTAGACACTGGCAACCAAGACTCAACATTAATAATTGAACAGATGACTTATCTGAATCATATAAAAACACTATTTGCATCTTTTGCCTTAAGCTCTATAAGGAGAATGTAGTCTATGAGAACAAGATTTTCTAAAGCAAGAAGTACTGCAGTATGAGCCATGTAGTTTCTGATAATGCTACAGTGAGGTATGTATCACATTAGTTGTAGTATAGCACTAGAATATTAGTAGCTAAAgggataaataaatgttgtcttGTCTTACAGGGTAACAATACGGTGTACATATCCTCTGGCT
The sequence above is drawn from the Sander lucioperca isolate FBNREF2018 chromosome 17, SLUC_FBN_1.2, whole genome shotgun sequence genome and encodes:
- the LOC116049017 gene encoding uncharacterized protein LOC116049017 — protein: MAFGFCLSVTFLLSVWTTAKCDNIPNEGLHMECRDRYFMIAVELFFTGNEPSFEAVDETGVYPITEQYAAKCGYSVSVLPPLEHVELRASYFSCHTDNKEDEVFTFNFNLIVTHKGKEVTYALNKTCSPSLPWSPREVTCEVNYMEVSVRSDVACPTGTKEDDWDALFKTAYASATSDWQVMFQSVQQELMPISLKTAKKHGYAFDLTDGRLVFRAPYGQPDSFSTEVNGVPVEVVHATLFSRHSWVLIMVDLVAACSMHKGSYDNIGYIMWETPDVLHLLSGLQRMQVNIGVNGELVEQPVAEERGYIVKQHNSTVEISIPYNAEGGYRKSIVSGNLYEFYIFHLYLEQISMDEDHVDTRLRIHRTLATPLLTRPVFTENRTVPEERTFTVYLGDVPEDVELAAVHLNGQKFTVPFTNTSSHNITKVVSPNHTHGYTLKVPFEDPVVMQQLIKDATMQHRLDINYTLTVLPENEPFYQLASVMALTDASPPPFDAVCSESGISFKLDHQPIYYLWEISIGSELLTSELATKHGYVMSNNSQRLLLEVPLFTHGYKYKDITLKGFFSTFELLMRDHETLEVQNSIVKTCQFSATELIVCSADGRITVVADLPSVITSEGVPARTNLVDKNCGPKEMDSTRALFSFPINSCGSTVKLGKEYVTYENEIFFSKKLHAPANSSNDFDRVTMQCTYPLAGLLSVYRFESDAAGVGRIVHSAHSTQGLLSPTIKPTTVLQTPLSTQRGVSVQPAYRPSAQYIQVSSVPNNVTKNVSGFPGNVSVFPNNVTKNVSGFPNNVTKNISGFPGNVSGFPGNVSVFPNNVTKNVSGFPNNVTKNISSFPGNVSGFPNDVSKEGSSILNDVSKKVSSFLNDLSKKVSDFLNEVSTTASCFLNDASRGARGSSETKVTP